The genomic interval GGCGATGATCGACGCGGCTGCCTGAGCCGCCACGGCCACCCGGGCGGCCCTCCCCGGCGCCCCCTCGGCCCGCTTGACCGGTTACACTCGGCAGCGGTTCCGAAGCACGGAGGTGGCATGAAGCTCTACCTGTACGACCACTGCCCGTTCTGCGTATGCGCCGAGATGGTGGCGAACTACAAGGCGGTGGCCCACGAGAGGGTCTACCTGCCGAACGACGACGAGGCGACCTGCCACCGGCTGATCGGTGCCAAGCAGGTGCCCATCCTGCAGTTCGATGACGGCCGGGCCATGGGCGAGAGCCTGGAAATCGCCCGCGTGCTGGACGAGCTGGGCAACCCCGGGCGGATGATGCGCCCGCACGGCGACTTCGAAGCCATCCGCCAGCATATCGAGCAGGTGCGTACCGCGATCAGCTGCCTGCTGTTTCCCCGCGACATCGCCCTCGGCCTGCCCGAATTCGCCACCCGGAGCGCCCGCGACTATTTCCAGGCCAGGAAGGAGCGGATCATCCAGCGCCCGTTCGCCCGGGCCCTGGCGGAAACGCCCGAGCACAAGGCCGCGGTGGAAGGGATGCTCGCCGGCCTGCCGCCGCTGCAGACACCCGTCGCCCACTGCAATCGCCTGGGCTGGGACGACGTGCTGCTCTATCCGACCCTGCGCAACCTGAGCATGGTCCGGGACCTGGCCTTCCCGCCCTCGGTGCGCGCCTACCTCGAGGAAGTGGCACGCCTGACCGATACCGCCACCTATTTCGACCGGGCGATCTGAGCCCTGAAGGAGTATCCCGTGCCCGTTCTGTTCGCCCGTGCCAGACTGGCCGCGACCATCCTGCTGCCGGCCTGGCTGCTGATCACCCTGCTGCTGAAACTCTGGCGCCCGATCATCACTGGCCTGCCGGAATGGCAGGTGGCCGCCATCATCGTGCCGCAGATGATCGTCGGCATGGTGTTCGTGATCATCCCGCTCACCCAGGGACTGCTCCTGAAACTGGCGGCGAAGCGCCAGGGGCTGTCGGCCGGCCGGGACGACTGAGGCGCAGCGAGCGCACGGGCGCCGAAAACGGCCGGCTGCGGCCGCGCCTGCTAGACTGCGCGCCATTTTCGCTTTCCATCAGGCCTGCCCGTGACCACCACCGCCTTCGCCACCCTGCCCCTTTCCGCCGCCACCCTGGCCAACCTCGACGCCCTCGGCTACACGGCGATGACGCCGGTTCAGGCGCAGAGCCTGCCGGTCATCCTCCAGGGCCATGATCTGATCGCCCAGGCCAAGACCGGCAGCGGCAAGACCGCGGCCTTCGGCATCGGGCTGCTGGAGCCGCTGAATCCGCGCTTCTTCGGCTGCCAGGCGCTGGTGCTCTGCCCGACCCGCGAACTGGCCGACCAGGTTGCCCGGGAAATCCGTCGCCTGGCCCGCGCCGCCGACAACATCAAGGTGCTGACCCTCTGCGGCGGCGTGCCCTTCGGCCCACAGATCGGCTCGCTGGAGCACGGCGCGCACGTCATCGTCGGCACCCCGGGGCGGGTGCAGGAGCATCTGAAGAAAGGCACCCTCACGCTCTCCGGACTGAACACCCTGGTGCTCGACGAGGCCGACCGCATGCTCGACATGGGCTTCTACGACAGCATCGCCGAGATCCTCGGGCAGACCCCGGCGCGGCGGCAGACCCTGCTGTTCTCCGCCACCTACCCGGCCGGCATCGAGCAGTTGGCGGCGGCCTTCATGAAGAGCCCGCGGCGCGTGGAGGTGGAGTCGCTGCACGACGATGCCCAGATCGAGCAGCGCTTCTACGAGATCGACCCGCGCCAGCGCCTGGATGCCGTGGTGCGCCTGCTCGGGCATTTTCGTCCGCAGTCCTGCGTCGCCTTCTGCCATACCCGCCAGCAGTGCCAGGAGCTGGCCGAGCGGCTCCAGGCCCAGGGCATCTGCGCCCAGGCGCTGCACGGCGACCTGGAGCAGCGCGAGCGCGACCAGGTGCTGGCGATGTTCGCCAACCGCAGCCTGTCGGTGCTGGTGGCCACCGACGTGGCGGCGCGCGGCCTGGACATCGCCGGGCTGGAGGCGGTGATCAACGTCGAGCTGGCGCGCGACCCCGAGGTGCACATCCATCGCATCGGCCGCAGCGGTCGGGCCGGCGAGAAAGGTCTGGCGCTGTCGCTGGTGGCACCGGCCGAGGCCGGCCGCGCCCAGGCGATCGAGGACCTGCAGCGCTCGCCGCTGAACTGGTGCGAGCTGGACAGCCTCGAGGCCCGGAGCGGCGAGCCGCTGCTGCCGCCGATGACCACCCTGTGCATCGGCGCCGGACGCAAGGACAAGCTGCGCCCCGGCGACATCCTCGGTGCATTGACCGGTGAAGCCGGCATTTCCGGCGCTCGGGTCGGCAAGATCGCCATCTTCGACTTCCAGGCCTTCGTTGCCGTCGAGCGCGGCATCGCCAAACAGGCGCTGAAACGCCTCAACGAGGGCAGGATCAAGGGCCGCTCGCTCAAGGTGCGCATCCTGCAGGCTTGACGGTCGGGACCTGCGGAAAGCGCTGCCAACCTCTGGATTGCGTTGCACGCCCTGCCAACTTCATCCTTTAACCGCTTGGAAAGCGCCCATGAACATCAAGACTTCCTGGCTATTCCTGCTCGCCGGCCTGGGCTGCGCGCTGGGCGCGGCGACGGCTCAGGCCGCCTGCCCCTCCGAATCCGAGGCCGCCGAGCTGGTGAGCCGCTACCTGGAGCGCCGGCCGCTGGAGAACCTGCCGGCCATGAGCCTCGCCGAGGCCGAATGCGGCCGCGAGCGGGTGGTCGCCCTCCTCGGCCGCCAGCTTGGCCGGGTCGCGGGCTACAAGGCCGGCCTCACCAACCCGGCGGTGCAGCAGCGCTTCAACCACGACCGGCCGGTGCGCGGCACCCTGCTCGCCGGCATGCTGCTGGAGGACGGCGCCAGCGTGCCGGCCCGCTTCGGCGCCCAGCCACGCTTCGAGGCGGATCTGCTGGTGCGGGTCAAGGACCCGGAGATCCATGCGGCGACCACGCCCGAGGAGGTGATGCAGCATCTCGATGCGCTGATCCCCTTCATCGAGTTGCCCGACCTGCTGGTGCAGGATCCCGGCAAGCTCGACGGCGCCGCGATCACCTACATCAATGTCGGCGCGCGCCTGGGCGTGATGGGCAAGCCGCTGCCGGCCAGCCCGGCGCTGACGGCGCAGCTGCCCGGCATGAGTGTGCGGGTGCTCGACGGCGAGGGCCGCGAGCTCGACCGCGGACGCGGCAGCGACCTGATGGGCCATCCGCTTCAGGCGGTGATCTGGCTCGCCTGGGACCTGGCCCGCAGCGGCATCCGCCTGCAGGCCGGCGACCTGCTCAGCCTGGGCTCGTTCTCCAGGCCGCTGACGCCGCAGGCCGGCCAGCGGGTACGGGTGGTATACGAGGGGCTGGAGGGTGCACCGGCGGTCGAGGTGCATTTCCAGTGAAGCCAGCCGAGCGGCATGGACCGAGACGCATGCATATCGGCCGCACCGGCTGACGCCGGATCGACCGGACGGTCCCGCCAGGAGAGAAAGATGCCGAACGCTGCTCGCCGCCTCGCACTTGCGGGGCTTGCCTGCCTTCTTCTGGCCGGCTGCGCGGGATTCCGCGGTGGCTGGGAAAGCGTCCCCTACTTCGGCGATACACCGCCGACGCCATCGGAGAACCGCTCTTTTCTCGAGGCAACGCCGAATCCTCCCCCACTGGAGCTCCCCGGCCTGCGCCTGCAGGTGACGCTCGACAACCAGCTGCGCACCCACGACATCCAGGTTTACCTGTTCGTCCTCCCGCTGCATATCGACCCGCGCGACCACTACTGGAAGAACCATACCCCCGGCAAGACCCGCGTCCACATCACGGTGACACCCGCGGAGCCGGGATTCGTGTTCCGCCCGGCGCAGGCGGTGCTCGCCATCGGCAATCGGCGTTTCGATGGCGTTGCCGGATTCGACTTCGACCGCTGGGACCGTGAAGGGCGTCGCGTCGGGGAAGGCGGAACCTGGGAACATCGGCCCGTGGCAACGGAGCTGCATCTCGACGAGCCGGGACGCAGCTACCACCTGTCGATCGACTTCGACACCCCCGTCCCCTCGCCGGAGTCCCGCGAGATCCTGCTCGACCTGTCGCGGGCGCTCGGCTCGCCCCGGCATTCCGCACTGCCGCTTATCCGCTTCGTACCGATGCGCTGGCGTGGGAGCTACAGCTAGCGGCAGCCGGATCGCTCCAGCCCAGCCGCCTCCGTGCCATTCTCCCCGTCGCCCCGGCTGCCGTTCGTCTGCGCCAGGTGGTAGCATCCGCGCCCCATGAAAATCGCCGACCTCCATCAACGCCTCGCCGACCTCGGCGCCAAACCCCTCCATATCGGGCGGATCGACCGCGCCTGGCTGCACGGCTGGCCGCTGGACACCGGCACGCGCCAGCAGCAGGCACAGGATTTCCTGCCGCTCGGCGTGCGCGAGGCCATGCCCGAACTGAGCGAAACGGTCGCCGGCCTCGTGAGGCTGCGCGCCGAGCACCCGGCTGCCGACGGCTCGGCGCGCCTGCTGGTCGAGCTGGGCGATGGGCAGATGGTCGAGAGCGTGCTGCTGCCGCGCGACGGGCTCTGCGTGTCGAGCCAGGTCGGCTGCGCGGTGGGCTGCGTGTTCTGCATGACCGGCAAGAGCGGCCTCCTGCGCCAGCTCGGCAGCGCCGAGATCGTCGCCCAGGTGGCGCTGGCCCGCCGCTTCCGCCCGGTGAAGAAGGTGGTGTTCATGGGCATGGGCGAGCCGGCGCACAACCTCGACAACGTGCTGGAGGCCATCGAGCTGCTCGGCACCGCCGGCGGCATCGGCCACAAGAACCTGGTGTTCTCCACGGTGGGCGATCCGCGGGTGTTCGAGCGCCTGCCACAGGGGCCGGTCAAGCCGGCGCTGGCCCTGTCCCTGCACAGCACCGATGCCGAGCGGCGCCACCGCCTGCTGCCGCGTGCCCCGAGCATGGACCCGGAGGAGCTGGTCGAACTGGCCGAGGCCTACGCGCGCCGGACCGGCTATCCGATCCAGTACCAGTGGACGCTACTCGAAGGCATCAACGACAGCCTGGAGGAAATGGACGGCATCCTGCGTCTGCTCAAGGGCAAGTACGCGGTGATGAACCTGATTCCCTACAACAGTCTGGAGGCCGACGACTACCGGCGTCCCGGCGGCGAGCGGATCGTCGAGCTGGTGCGTTACCTGCACGGCCGCGGCGTGCTGACCAAGGTGCGCAACTCGGCGGGCCAGGACATCGACGGCGGCTGCGGCCAGCTGCGCGCGCGGGCTACGCAGCTGGCCAGGAGCCGGCCGCTGCGCATCCGCTGAGTCCCTGCCGCCGGCCATCCCCTCGGTGCCTGGACAGCTCCGCCGGACCGTCGATACTGTCGACGAAATCGGCCATCGCCTCGGGAGCCCGCCATGTTCCGCATCCTCGGAATCGACCATCTGGTACTGCGCGTCGTCGACCTGGACAAGATGCTGCACTTCTATTGCGAGGCGCTGGGCTGCAGCGTCGAGCGCCGCCAGGACGAGCTCGGCCTGGTCCAGCTGCGCGCCGGCAGCGCCCTGATCGACCTGGTTCCCGTCGACGGCAAGCTGGGCAAGGCCGGCGGCGCCGCACCGGGCAGGGAGGGACGCAATCTCGACCATTTCTGCCTGCGCATCGAGCCGTTCGACGAGGCGCTGATCCGCCAGCGCCTGGCGGAACACGGCCTCGAAGCCGGCGCCGTGGAGTCGCGCTACGGCGCCGAGGGCAGCGGCCCTTCCCTCTACGTCACCGACCCGGAAGGCACGGTCGTCGAACTCAAGGGGCCGGCGGCCGCCTGAACCCCATGACGAGCGACGCGGACATCCTCGCGCAGATCGATGCGGCTTTTGCCGACGTCGGCAAGCCCGAGCACTTCACCGACTACCGCCACTGCTGCGAATGCGCCGAGCACGACGAGACGCTGCGCAGTCAGCCTGGAGCTGCGCCACGTCGGCAATCCGGGCTGGGATCCGCTGTGCTTCTCGTCGGCCCAGGGCCTGGCCTACTACCTGCCGACGCTGGTCCGCTTCGCCCTCGCCCCGCCGAGCCCCGAGCACGGCTGGTATGGCGATCAGCTGCTGTTTCATCTTTCCTCTGACGGCGCCTGGAACAGGTTGTATTGCCACTGCTCGCCGAAACAGCGCGGCGCCGTCGCCGCGCTGCTGGCGCATCTGGTCGAGACCCGCGCCGAGGAGATCGACGGGCATCCCGAGGAAGACGTGCTGCTGCAGGCCTGCGCGCTCTGGTCGACCCCAGCCTGACGCTTCGCCGACATGGCACCGGCGGTTACACTGCGCGACCCTGCCCGGGAGAAACGCCCCGGGCTTCGCCCCGCCGTACAGAGAGACAACCGAGCCATGACGGTTATCCAGGAACAGGTCGCAGCCGGCCAGGCCGCCTATACGCCGCGGACGTTGCCGCTCTACGACTTCGTGGTGCTCGGCGTTTCCAACCCCTTCATCTGGAAATGCCCCACCCGCCGCCTCGAACAGCACTACGAGCGCCATCTCAGCGCCAACCACCTGGATGTCGGGGTGGGCACCGGGTATTTCCCCGACCGTTGCCGCTTTCCCGCGCATGCACCCCGGGTGGCGCTGATGGATCTGAACCCGGACACCCTGGCGTTCGCCGCC from Azotobacter salinestris carries:
- the grxB gene encoding glutaredoxin 2, which gives rise to MKLYLYDHCPFCVCAEMVANYKAVAHERVYLPNDDEATCHRLIGAKQVPILQFDDGRAMGESLEIARVLDELGNPGRMMRPHGDFEAIRQHIEQVRTAISCLLFPRDIALGLPEFATRSARDYFQARKERIIQRPFARALAETPEHKAAVEGMLAGLPPLQTPVAHCNRLGWDDVLLYPTLRNLSMVRDLAFPPSVRAYLEEVARLTDTATYFDRAI
- the dbpA gene encoding ATP-dependent RNA helicase DbpA, with product MTTTAFATLPLSAATLANLDALGYTAMTPVQAQSLPVILQGHDLIAQAKTGSGKTAAFGIGLLEPLNPRFFGCQALVLCPTRELADQVAREIRRLARAADNIKVLTLCGGVPFGPQIGSLEHGAHVIVGTPGRVQEHLKKGTLTLSGLNTLVLDEADRMLDMGFYDSIAEILGQTPARRQTLLFSATYPAGIEQLAAAFMKSPRRVEVESLHDDAQIEQRFYEIDPRQRLDAVVRLLGHFRPQSCVAFCHTRQQCQELAERLQAQGICAQALHGDLEQRERDQVLAMFANRSLSVLVATDVAARGLDIAGLEAVINVELARDPEVHIHRIGRSGRAGEKGLALSLVAPAEAGRAQAIEDLQRSPLNWCELDSLEARSGEPLLPPMTTLCIGAGRKDKLRPGDILGALTGEAGISGARVGKIAIFDFQAFVAVERGIAKQALKRLNEGRIKGRSLKVRILQA
- a CDS encoding 2-keto-4-pentenoate hydratase gives rise to the protein MNIKTSWLFLLAGLGCALGAATAQAACPSESEAAELVSRYLERRPLENLPAMSLAEAECGRERVVALLGRQLGRVAGYKAGLTNPAVQQRFNHDRPVRGTLLAGMLLEDGASVPARFGAQPRFEADLLVRVKDPEIHAATTPEEVMQHLDALIPFIELPDLLVQDPGKLDGAAITYINVGARLGVMGKPLPASPALTAQLPGMSVRVLDGEGRELDRGRGSDLMGHPLQAVIWLAWDLARSGIRLQAGDLLSLGSFSRPLTPQAGQRVRVVYEGLEGAPAVEVHFQ
- a CDS encoding RNA methyltransferase, translated to MKIADLHQRLADLGAKPLHIGRIDRAWLHGWPLDTGTRQQQAQDFLPLGVREAMPELSETVAGLVRLRAEHPAADGSARLLVELGDGQMVESVLLPRDGLCVSSQVGCAVGCVFCMTGKSGLLRQLGSAEIVAQVALARRFRPVKKVVFMGMGEPAHNLDNVLEAIELLGTAGGIGHKNLVFSTVGDPRVFERLPQGPVKPALALSLHSTDAERRHRLLPRAPSMDPEELVELAEAYARRTGYPIQYQWTLLEGINDSLEEMDGILRLLKGKYAVMNLIPYNSLEADDYRRPGGERIVELVRYLHGRGVLTKVRNSAGQDIDGGCGQLRARATQLARSRPLRIR
- a CDS encoding VOC family protein, yielding MFRILGIDHLVLRVVDLDKMLHFYCEALGCSVERRQDELGLVQLRAGSALIDLVPVDGKLGKAGGAAPGREGRNLDHFCLRIEPFDEALIRQRLAEHGLEAGAVESRYGAEGSGPSLYVTDPEGTVVELKGPAAA